In Sulfitobacter sp. W027, a single window of DNA contains:
- a CDS encoding orotate phosphoribosyltransferase codes for MIPTSHPSPEEMARLTARMLLEIGAVHFNAEEPFTLASGLPSPTYIDCRKLISHPRIRSTLMDFLTVTVMRNAGFEAFDNIAGGETAGIPFAAMVAERMALPMTYVRKKPKGYGRNARIEGEMTEGQRVLLVEDLTTDGGSKLSFVDAIRETGATCAHTAVIFHYGIFPQTEKTLGDHGVTLHALCTWWDVLAEARAQNAFDTATLTEVEAFLNAPREWQDARKG; via the coding sequence ATGATCCCCACCAGCCACCCAAGCCCCGAAGAAATGGCCCGCCTCACCGCGCGCATGCTGCTGGAGATCGGCGCAGTCCATTTCAACGCGGAAGAGCCCTTCACGCTGGCCTCCGGCCTGCCAAGCCCAACCTATATCGACTGCCGCAAGCTGATCTCCCACCCGCGCATCCGTTCGACACTGATGGATTTCCTAACCGTCACCGTGATGCGGAATGCAGGTTTCGAGGCTTTCGACAACATCGCCGGAGGCGAGACCGCAGGCATTCCTTTCGCCGCGATGGTCGCCGAGCGTATGGCGTTGCCCATGACCTATGTGCGCAAAAAGCCCAAAGGCTATGGCCGCAATGCCCGGATCGAAGGAGAGATGACCGAAGGCCAGCGCGTGCTGCTGGTCGAGGATCTGACCACCGATGGCGGCTCGAAACTCAGCTTCGTCGACGCGATTCGGGAAACCGGGGCGACTTGCGCCCACACGGCGGTGATCTTTCACTACGGCATTTTCCCGCAGACTGAAAAGACCCTTGGCGACCATGGCGTTACGCTCCACGCGCTTTGCACATGGTGGGATGTGCTGGCCGAAGCCCGCGCCCAGAACGCCTTCGATACGGCCACGCTGACCGAAGTCGAAGCCTTTCTTAATGCCCCGCGCGAATGGCAGGATGCCCGCAAAGGGTAA
- the pyrC gene encoding dihydroorotase has protein sequence MTQSLTIRRPDDWHLHLRDGDMLRAVLPHSARDFARAIIMPNLVPPVVTGAQAAAYRDRIMAALPEGADFTPLMTLYLTEDTDPDDVARAHADGLIHAVKLYPAGATTNSASGVSNFDKVAPVLDRMAEIGLPLCTHGEVTDSAIDIFDREAVFIDRVLDPIRRAHPALRVIMEHITTADAADYVRSNDSGLAATITTHHLVINRNHILAGGIRPHYYCLPVAKRETHRLALRAAATSGDARFFLGTDSAPHTDGAKLQPCGCAGCFTAPNTMSILAQVFEGDGALDKLEAFTSLNGPAFYGLPPNETRITLRRDAPQHPTSIDTPDGPVTVFDPGFDLHWTS, from the coding sequence ATGACACAAAGCCTCACGATCCGCCGTCCCGACGACTGGCACCTGCACCTGCGCGACGGCGACATGCTGCGCGCCGTGCTGCCGCATAGCGCCCGCGACTTCGCCCGCGCCATTATCATGCCGAACCTCGTGCCCCCAGTGGTGACCGGCGCCCAAGCCGCCGCCTACCGCGACCGGATCATGGCGGCCCTGCCCGAAGGCGCGGATTTCACCCCGCTGATGACCCTCTACCTGACCGAGGACACCGACCCCGATGACGTGGCCCGCGCCCATGCCGATGGGTTGATCCACGCCGTCAAACTCTACCCTGCGGGCGCCACCACCAATTCCGCCAGCGGCGTGTCCAATTTCGACAAGGTCGCCCCCGTGCTCGACCGCATGGCCGAGATTGGCTTGCCGCTCTGCACCCACGGCGAAGTCACCGACAGCGCAATCGACATCTTCGACCGCGAAGCCGTCTTTATTGACCGCGTTCTCGACCCGATCCGCCGCGCCCATCCCGCGCTGCGCGTGATCATGGAGCATATCACCACCGCCGATGCCGCCGACTATGTGCGTAGCAACGACAGCGGCCTTGCCGCCACGATCACCACGCACCACCTCGTGATCAACCGCAACCACATCCTCGCCGGTGGCATTCGCCCGCATTACTACTGCCTGCCTGTCGCCAAGCGCGAAACCCACCGCCTCGCCCTGCGCGCTGCCGCCACTTCCGGCGACGCGCGTTTCTTCCTTGGCACCGACAGCGCGCCCCATACCGATGGCGCCAAACTGCAACCCTGCGGCTGCGCCGGTTGCTTCACCGCGCCCAACACAATGTCGATCCTGGCACAGGTTTTCGAAGGCGACGGTGCCCTCGACAAGCTCGAAGCTTTCACCTCACTCAACGGCCCCGCCTTCTATGGCCTGCCGCCAAACGAAACCCGCATCACCCTGCGCCGCGACGCCCCTCAGCACCCCACCAGCATCGACACCCCCGACGGCCCGGTCACGGTCTTCGACCCCGGTTTCGATCTACACTGGACCTCCTAA
- a CDS encoding phosphoadenosine phosphosulfate reductase produces MPSDTPTIESSLADMPKRKWLRAVEAVAEEDGYFQSLGKSHFSAFIERDTTLLVTFETYQGMHALSDKAQPLGWDMVRNHDWSHLCLASDGDTWFRAEEVYAYFDRLIDDGFFDEFDQVLFYGAGPCAYAAAAYSVASPGAAVVAIQPQATLNPRITEWDDRFTDMRILDFTSRYGYAPDMLDAAERVFVLYDPREKLDAMHAALFTRANVTKLRMPFMGDALQTDLLEIDQLDPLLQAAADGTLDTARFAALYRARRDYLPYLRNLSQALNAQGREILLEALCANVSARMSAPRFARRLERMRARRQARMAEVATASG; encoded by the coding sequence ATGCCAAGCGATACGCCTACGATCGAAAGCTCACTGGCCGATATGCCCAAGCGCAAATGGCTGCGCGCGGTTGAGGCCGTGGCCGAAGAAGATGGCTATTTCCAATCCTTAGGCAAAAGCCATTTCTCGGCCTTTATCGAGCGTGACACCACCCTGCTGGTCACCTTTGAAACCTACCAAGGCATGCATGCCCTTTCGGACAAGGCGCAGCCCTTGGGCTGGGACATGGTGCGCAACCACGACTGGTCGCATCTGTGTCTGGCCAGCGATGGCGACACATGGTTCCGCGCCGAAGAGGTCTATGCCTATTTCGACCGGCTGATCGACGACGGTTTCTTCGATGAGTTTGACCAAGTGCTTTTCTACGGCGCTGGCCCCTGCGCCTATGCCGCCGCTGCTTATTCCGTCGCGTCTCCTGGTGCGGCGGTCGTGGCAATCCAACCGCAGGCAACGCTAAACCCGCGCATCACCGAATGGGACGACCGTTTCACCGATATGCGCATCCTCGATTTCACCTCCCGCTATGGCTATGCGCCCGATATGCTCGACGCCGCGGAACGGGTTTTTGTTCTCTACGATCCGAGAGAGAAACTCGACGCGATGCATGCGGCGCTGTTCACCCGCGCTAATGTAACCAAACTGCGCATGCCCTTTATGGGCGACGCGCTGCAAACCGACCTGCTGGAAATCGATCAACTTGACCCTCTGCTGCAGGCCGCCGCAGATGGCACCCTCGACACCGCGCGTTTCGCCGCCCTCTACCGCGCGCGACGCGATTACCTTCCCTATCTGCGCAACCTCAGCCAAGCGCTTAACGCCCAAGGGCGGGAGATATTGCTCGAAGCGCTTTGCGCCAATGTCAGCGCGCGAATGAGTGCCCCACGTTTTGCCCGCCGGCTCGAGCGGATGCGCGCCCGCCGACAGGCCCGTATGGCCGAGGTCGCAACCGCCAGCGGGTAG
- a CDS encoding replicative DNA helicase: MNEITSLNANQLAVQAPESMPHSIEAEQQLLGAILTNNDVYDRVASVIGPKHFYEPVHARIFDIAAQRIAKNNLASPVTLKAFMEDDEGLKELGGPAYLARLAGAAISAFAVRDYAQMIYDLAVRRDLIQLGRDISAKAAQVDVSSEPREQIVEAEQELYKLAEQGQVESGFQSFLKAVTDAVNVANAAYQRDGGLSGVSTGLIDMDKKLGGLHRSDLLILAGRPSMGKTSLATNIAFNVAKAYKRGTKPDGTTGAVDGGVVGFYSLEMSAEQLAARILSEAAEIPSQQIRSGDMTETEFRRFVDAAKALEACPLFIDDTPALPISQLAARARRLKRTHGLDVLIIDYLQLVRGTGKSENRVNEISEITMGLKAIAKELDIPVIALSQLSRQVESREDKRPQLSDLRESGSIEQDADVVMFVYREEYYKEREKPGDHELDKMAAWQEEMERLHGRAEVVIGKQRHGPIGTVDLSFEGKFTRFGNLVQPWQQGGGNDDQEF; this comes from the coding sequence ATGAACGAGATTACATCGCTGAACGCGAACCAATTGGCTGTACAGGCACCGGAATCGATGCCGCATTCGATTGAGGCCGAACAGCAGTTGCTGGGCGCCATTCTGACCAACAACGACGTCTATGACCGCGTCGCCTCTGTCATTGGGCCAAAGCATTTCTACGAGCCTGTCCATGCGCGGATCTTCGATATCGCGGCCCAGCGGATCGCCAAGAACAACCTAGCCTCCCCGGTCACGCTAAAGGCCTTCATGGAAGACGACGAGGGTCTGAAAGAACTCGGCGGCCCGGCCTATCTCGCCCGTCTTGCGGGCGCCGCGATCAGCGCCTTTGCAGTGCGCGACTATGCGCAGATGATCTATGACCTCGCTGTGCGCCGCGATCTGATCCAACTGGGCCGTGACATCTCGGCAAAGGCCGCGCAGGTGGATGTTTCCTCCGAGCCGCGCGAACAGATTGTCGAGGCGGAGCAAGAACTCTACAAGCTGGCCGAACAGGGTCAGGTTGAAAGCGGCTTTCAGTCCTTCCTCAAGGCGGTGACCGATGCGGTGAACGTCGCCAATGCCGCCTATCAGCGGGACGGCGGCCTGTCGGGCGTTTCTACCGGTCTGATCGACATGGATAAAAAGCTCGGCGGGTTGCACCGGTCTGACCTTTTGATCCTCGCGGGGCGTCCGTCTATGGGGAAAACCTCGCTCGCCACCAACATCGCCTTTAACGTCGCCAAAGCCTACAAGCGTGGGACAAAGCCTGACGGCACGACCGGCGCGGTCGACGGCGGTGTGGTGGGGTTCTACAGCCTTGAGATGAGCGCCGAACAGCTTGCCGCGCGTATCCTGTCTGAAGCCGCCGAAATCCCCAGTCAGCAGATTCGCTCGGGCGATATGACAGAGACCGAGTTCCGCCGTTTCGTCGATGCCGCCAAGGCGCTGGAGGCCTGCCCGCTCTTCATCGACGACACGCCCGCCCTGCCGATCAGCCAGCTTGCCGCGCGCGCACGGCGCCTCAAGCGGACGCACGGGCTTGATGTATTGATCATCGACTACCTGCAGCTGGTGCGCGGCACCGGCAAATCCGAAAACCGGGTGAACGAGATTTCGGAAATCACCATGGGTCTCAAGGCCATCGCCAAGGAACTCGACATTCCAGTGATCGCGCTCTCGCAGCTCTCGCGTCAGGTGGAGAGCCGCGAAGATAAACGTCCGCAGCTGTCGGACCTGCGCGAATCCGGCTCGATCGAACAGGATGCCGATGTGGTGATGTTCGTCTACCGTGAGGAATACTACAAAGAACGTGAGAAGCCCGGCGATCACGAGTTGGACAAGATGGCCGCCTGGCAGGAAGAGATGGAACGCCTGCACGGCCGCGCCGAAGTGGTGATCGGCAAGCAGCGTCACGGCCCGATTGGCACGGTGGACCTTAGCTTTGAGGGCAAGTTCACCCGTTTCGGCAATCTTGTGCAGCCGTGGCAGCAGGGCGGCGGCAACGACGATCAGGAATTCTGA
- a CDS encoding glycosyltransferase family 2 protein translates to MRLTLFIGPTEKAAARLRNILQQQKDALLKEGILAADWNHVRLYAACAAPDAVGLLRHRRGLDSALIGATLRDEFHALIPRDLAETRADHVVLSAAQLGNLLSRPEELTRLRDLLSSNFNDIRIIAHLEEQARLLTAHYAFAVSEGRRHPLTQELALAAQGNWWQGALEPTENAPDFGLFPDVQNAPFWLDYHALYTHWAEEFGAENVQLRPLDLPHLLSKEGGREVSDSLGLAPLGPVDPGRALAPMPAPWLTRMRAFNDVLIRYLQAHDLSCSRSTWSQMLQALQIGGAPIKPGNLAPISDHFADDNAALIAQFPALAEALTPDAPEPLWREADPELGFRATQYLAAFAHRIRTTATPLAQKRAEADMARQSARKFEAMLSDPVASEADREANAHLLNRVKVNHEMILSSPFRPHNRAAPEGEDQPAPAYTTVAPRQLPPGSSGNVIVGCMKNEAPYILEWVAYHRAVGFDNFLIYTNDCTDGTDAVLGRLQEMGILQHRNNDDWKGNSPQQHALNQALKEPLIRDADWIAHIDVDEFVNIRTGNGRLQDFFAAAPDATNVAMTWRLFGHNGVTALSEAPVIGQFDHCAPSFCPKPHTAWGFKTMFRNIGAYEKLSCHRPNKLNDARAEGVKWVNGAGRDMTRDALRNGWRSSKSNIGYDLLQLNHYALRSAASFLVKRQRGRALHVDRSIGINYWIRMDWNDHRDVSIQRNLPRLRAEMDRLLADEQLRTHHQAGLAWHSAKAEELHQIPEFRDLYRQALNTKLSATERVAYALALDMES, encoded by the coding sequence ATGCGTCTCACCCTTTTCATCGGCCCGACCGAGAAAGCTGCCGCGCGATTGCGCAATATCCTGCAGCAGCAAAAGGACGCGCTTCTGAAAGAAGGAATTTTGGCCGCTGATTGGAACCATGTCCGCCTCTATGCCGCCTGCGCCGCGCCCGATGCGGTGGGGCTGCTACGCCATCGACGCGGACTCGACAGTGCGTTGATCGGTGCCACGCTGCGCGATGAATTCCACGCGCTGATCCCCCGCGACTTGGCAGAGACCCGCGCCGATCATGTGGTGCTCAGCGCGGCGCAACTCGGCAATCTGCTGTCGCGGCCTGAAGAGCTTACCCGTCTGCGTGATCTGCTCAGCTCCAATTTCAACGATATCCGCATTATCGCCCATCTTGAAGAACAGGCTCGGCTTCTCACCGCGCACTATGCCTTTGCCGTGAGCGAAGGCCGCCGCCATCCGCTGACGCAGGAACTGGCCTTGGCCGCACAGGGCAACTGGTGGCAAGGCGCGCTTGAACCGACAGAGAATGCCCCTGATTTCGGCCTGTTCCCCGACGTGCAAAACGCGCCCTTCTGGCTGGATTATCACGCGCTTTACACCCATTGGGCCGAGGAATTTGGCGCAGAGAACGTGCAGCTTCGCCCGCTCGATCTGCCGCATCTGCTGTCCAAAGAAGGCGGCCGTGAGGTGTCGGACAGTCTCGGCCTCGCTCCCCTCGGTCCAGTGGACCCGGGCCGCGCGCTTGCCCCTATGCCTGCGCCATGGCTCACCCGAATGCGCGCGTTTAACGATGTATTGATCCGCTATTTGCAGGCGCATGACCTGTCCTGCTCGCGCAGCACTTGGAGCCAGATGTTGCAAGCGCTGCAAATCGGCGGCGCACCGATCAAACCCGGCAACCTTGCCCCGATCTCTGACCATTTCGCCGATGACAACGCCGCACTGATCGCCCAATTCCCCGCGCTGGCCGAGGCGCTTACCCCCGATGCGCCGGAACCTCTCTGGCGCGAAGCAGACCCCGAGCTCGGCTTTCGCGCCACACAGTACCTTGCCGCCTTCGCCCACCGCATCCGCACCACGGCGACCCCTCTGGCGCAAAAACGCGCGGAGGCTGACATGGCGCGGCAGTCGGCCCGCAAGTTCGAGGCGATGCTATCGGACCCCGTAGCGTCGGAAGCTGACCGCGAGGCCAATGCCCACCTCTTGAACCGGGTGAAGGTCAACCATGAGATGATCCTTAGCAGCCCCTTCCGCCCGCACAACCGCGCAGCCCCCGAGGGCGAGGATCAGCCCGCGCCTGCCTATACCACTGTCGCACCGCGCCAATTGCCCCCCGGCAGCAGCGGCAATGTCATCGTCGGCTGTATGAAAAACGAGGCCCCCTATATCCTTGAGTGGGTTGCCTATCACCGTGCAGTGGGCTTTGATAATTTCCTGATCTACACTAATGACTGCACCGACGGCACCGATGCCGTGTTGGGGCGGTTGCAAGAGATGGGCATCCTGCAACACCGCAATAATGACGACTGGAAGGGCAACTCCCCCCAGCAGCATGCGCTGAACCAAGCGCTGAAAGAGCCGCTGATCCGCGACGCGGACTGGATCGCGCATATCGACGTGGATGAATTCGTGAACATCCGCACCGGCAATGGCCGACTTCAGGATTTCTTCGCCGCCGCGCCGGACGCCACCAATGTCGCTATGACATGGCGGCTCTTTGGCCATAACGGGGTGACCGCACTTTCAGAGGCCCCGGTGATCGGCCAATTCGACCACTGCGCGCCCAGCTTCTGCCCAAAGCCCCATACCGCATGGGGGTTCAAAACGATGTTCCGCAACATCGGCGCCTATGAAAAACTCTCCTGCCACCGGCCCAACAAGCTGAACGATGCGCGGGCTGAGGGGGTCAAATGGGTCAACGGCGCGGGCCGCGACATGACGCGCGACGCGCTGCGCAATGGATGGCGTTCTTCCAAAAGCAACATCGGATACGACCTGCTGCAACTGAACCATTACGCGCTACGCTCAGCCGCTTCCTTCCTTGTCAAACGCCAACGCGGGCGCGCGCTGCATGTCGACCGTTCCATCGGTATCAATTACTGGATCCGCATGGATTGGAACGACCACCGCGATGTCTCAATCCAGCGCAACCTACCGCGCCTCCGCGCCGAGATGGACCGGCTGCTGGCAGACGAACAACTGCGCACACATCACCAAGCGGGCCTTGCTTGGCATAGCGCCAAGGCAGAAGAACTGCACCAGATACCAGAGTTCCGCGATCTCTACCGCCAAGCGCTTAACACCAAGTTAAGCGCAACCGAGCGGGTCGCCTATGCTCTCGCCCTCGACATGGAAAGCTGA
- a CDS encoding dienelactone hydrolase: MTTTALLAASLAAGAAQAENRIDQQLPNAPELAAYGDHAVGVRTLEMVNPGQIDILAIDPAADKPAEMPRYDRPLTVEMYYPAAEGANGDTAFKAYLRDGTTEVTLTGQAMRDVDPLAGETFPLVLISHGYPGNRYLLSHLAENLASKGYVVASIDHTDSTYRTQAAFGSTLVNRSLDQLFVLEQMAQKAEEGGDFAGLYDAQNTGLIGYSMGGYGAIITAGGGVTEASVGYTWGGPHGTLGIHQAGSETHNALPDPRIKTAVAFGPWGMNRGFWDAEGLSGVQIPMLFIAGSQDDTSLYEDGIRAIWENTSGVDRAMLTYMNAGHNAGAPMPAPEESYYFNEDKGFNISEHYTDAVWDTVRMNNIAQHFVTAWLDSHLKGEAEKAAYLDLVEDSNAGVWSVAEDGTEKEDHSYWKGFAEGSAKGLMYETRAAGE; the protein is encoded by the coding sequence ATGACAACCACAGCCCTGCTTGCCGCCAGCCTTGCCGCCGGGGCGGCACAGGCCGAGAACCGGATCGACCAACAGCTGCCGAACGCGCCGGAACTCGCGGCCTATGGCGACCACGCGGTGGGCGTGCGCACACTTGAGATGGTGAACCCCGGCCAGATCGACATTCTGGCGATTGACCCCGCCGCCGACAAACCTGCCGAGATGCCGCGCTATGATCGGCCCCTGACCGTTGAGATGTACTACCCTGCCGCCGAGGGCGCGAACGGTGACACCGCCTTCAAAGCGTACCTGCGCGATGGCACCACCGAAGTCACCCTCACCGGGCAGGCCATGCGCGACGTGGACCCACTGGCGGGAGAGACCTTTCCGCTGGTCCTAATCAGCCACGGCTATCCGGGTAACCGCTATCTGCTGTCGCATCTGGCCGAGAACCTTGCCTCTAAAGGCTATGTCGTGGCGTCGATCGATCACACCGACAGCACCTATCGCACACAGGCGGCCTTTGGCTCGACCCTAGTGAACCGCTCGCTCGATCAGCTGTTCGTGCTGGAACAGATGGCCCAAAAGGCCGAAGAGGGCGGCGATTTTGCGGGGCTTTATGATGCCCAGAACACCGGATTGATCGGCTACTCCATGGGCGGCTACGGCGCGATCATCACCGCAGGCGGCGGCGTGACCGAGGCATCGGTCGGCTACACATGGGGTGGGCCGCATGGCACATTGGGCATTCATCAGGCCGGGTCCGAGACCCATAATGCGCTGCCCGATCCGCGCATCAAGACAGCCGTGGCCTTTGGGCCTTGGGGCATGAACCGTGGCTTCTGGGATGCCGAGGGTCTGTCGGGCGTGCAGATCCCGATGCTCTTCATTGCCGGATCGCAGGATGACACATCTCTCTACGAAGATGGCATTCGCGCAATCTGGGAGAACACCTCGGGCGTCGACCGCGCAATGCTGACCTATATGAACGCGGGCCACAACGCCGGCGCGCCGATGCCCGCTCCAGAGGAGTCCTATTATTTCAACGAAGACAAAGGATTCAACATCTCAGAACACTACACGGATGCGGTTTGGGACACGGTGCGGATGAATAATATCGCCCAGCATTTCGTAACCGCATGGCTGGACAGCCACTTGAAGGGCGAGGCTGAGAAGGCGGCCTATCTTGATCTGGTGGAGGATTCCAACGCAGGCGTCTGGTCGGTCGCAGAAGACGGGACCGAGAAGGAAGACCACAGCTATTGGAAAGGTTTTGCCGAAGGCAGCGCCAAGGGGCTGATGTATGAGACCCGCGCGGCGGGGGAGTAA
- a CDS encoding FkbM family methyltransferase, giving the protein MTDTPTEPSFIHSRGMKFPDDPAILRGRVRKLLRQNAYEAKESEAALRVVREGDRVIELGGGVGYMSTLVASKRQVASVHSFEANPNLIPFIRRVHAANGLSNAHITNAILGPAPGKVDFHVREQILSSSMTRFDGEAPPETHQIDVLDAEKVFADLTPTVLICDIEGAEVDLIPALPLNNLRAAIIELHPQWIGPAGVNKVFSAFMQAGMAYYHRGSHNKVVAFRREW; this is encoded by the coding sequence GTGACCGACACCCCGACCGAGCCGAGTTTCATCCACTCCCGCGGCATGAAGTTCCCCGATGATCCCGCGATCCTGCGCGGGCGGGTCCGCAAACTGCTGCGCCAAAACGCCTATGAGGCAAAGGAAAGCGAAGCCGCGCTGCGTGTGGTCCGCGAGGGTGACCGGGTAATCGAACTGGGCGGCGGGGTTGGCTATATGTCGACACTGGTGGCCAGCAAACGCCAAGTCGCCTCGGTTCATTCCTTTGAAGCGAACCCCAACCTCATCCCCTTCATCCGCCGGGTCCACGCGGCCAATGGGTTGAGCAATGCCCATATCACCAATGCCATCCTAGGCCCCGCGCCCGGCAAGGTCGACTTCCACGTGCGCGAACAGATTCTGTCGTCTTCGATGACCCGCTTCGACGGCGAAGCACCGCCCGAGACTCACCAGATCGATGTGTTGGATGCCGAAAAGGTCTTTGCCGATCTCACCCCCACCGTGTTGATCTGCGACATAGAAGGTGCCGAGGTTGACCTGATCCCGGCCCTGCCCCTCAATAATCTCCGCGCCGCCATTATTGAACTGCATCCGCAGTGGATTGGCCCCGCGGGGGTTAATAAGGTGTTCAGCGCCTTCATGCAGGCCGGAATGGCCTATTACCACCGCGGTTCGCATAACAAAGTCGTGGCCTTCCGCCGTGAGTGGTAA
- a CDS encoding glycosyltransferase family 2 protein, with the protein MSGKISHLAILCVRNEGAFLLEWLAHHRAIGFDHVLVFSNDCDDGTDAMLDRLQELGGVTHIRNDGPYENGGIQFTALKAAADLELVQQADWILPLDVDEFVNIHCGDHSLAALHAALPEATAITLTWRLFGSADQVRYEDRPVTEAFTRCAPAVMHWPWRAAMFKTLYRNDGTYAQPGVHRPRGPNPKQLGRARWFDSHGRPLPDLFKTRRIFSTYGRQNYGLAQINHYPLGAMESYVLKADRGRAVHSDQMLGLDYWVERNFNIETDTSINATAPARDQELATLKADPTLATLHEAAVEWRRARFDALMQQDPFRALFGRLLMAPPSRPVTAKAAGFMVKFARRDRERKSQQ; encoded by the coding sequence GTGAGTGGTAAGATCTCTCACCTCGCGATCCTTTGCGTCCGCAACGAGGGTGCATTCTTGCTGGAATGGCTGGCGCATCACCGCGCCATCGGTTTCGACCATGTGCTGGTCTTTTCCAACGATTGCGACGACGGCACGGATGCGATGCTCGACCGGTTGCAAGAGCTTGGCGGCGTGACCCACATCCGCAACGACGGCCCCTATGAGAATGGCGGCATTCAGTTCACCGCGCTGAAGGCCGCGGCCGACTTGGAGCTTGTGCAGCAGGCCGATTGGATCCTGCCGCTTGACGTCGATGAATTCGTCAACATCCACTGCGGGGATCACAGCCTCGCCGCGCTGCACGCCGCCCTGCCCGAGGCCACAGCGATCACCCTCACATGGCGGCTTTTTGGCAGTGCGGATCAGGTCCGATACGAAGACCGCCCGGTGACCGAGGCCTTTACCCGCTGCGCGCCAGCGGTGATGCATTGGCCGTGGCGGGCGGCGATGTTCAAGACGCTTTACCGCAACGATGGCACCTATGCGCAGCCCGGCGTGCACCGTCCCCGCGGCCCCAACCCTAAGCAGTTGGGCCGAGCCCGCTGGTTCGACAGCCATGGCCGCCCCCTGCCCGATCTGTTCAAGACGCGCCGCATATTTTCGACCTATGGGCGGCAGAATTATGGGCTCGCGCAGATTAACCACTACCCTTTGGGCGCCATGGAGTCCTATGTGCTCAAGGCCGATCGGGGCCGCGCGGTGCATAGCGATCAGATGCTCGGGTTGGACTATTGGGTAGAGCGGAATTTCAACATCGAGACCGACACTTCAATCAACGCCACCGCCCCGGCGCGCGACCAAGAACTCGCCACCCTTAAGGCCGATCCTACCCTCGCCACGCTGCACGAGGCCGCCGTCGAATGGCGTCGCGCCCGTTTCGACGCCCTTATGCAACAAGACCCCTTCCGCGCCCTATTCGGGCGCCTGCTTATGGCTCCGCCAAGCCGCCCGGTCACCGCGAAAGCCGCAGGTTTCATGGTCAAATTCGCAAGGCGCGACCGAGAGCGCAAAAGCCAGCAGTAA
- a CDS encoding sterol desaturase family protein → MSRIRIMFGHAGVSLMALACAVAFLAMLWGAPLWCWALVPLGIAAQMLNEYNLHRHIFHLDPPKRQWAFDLLYRAHYGHHDFPTNHGLFFVPLWVALPMLVGNFLLVWGIAALLGFEAAIWIATAIVPLGGVLTFLSYEWFHMTAHLTLPKTAVERHVTRLHNQHHFRDFNKWFHVSPGGEIIDRAMGTDIDAEALKQQQRIAFIRTLGMKPDDPRLLASRAKFAGKYGLTEAEIARAARG, encoded by the coding sequence ATGTCACGGATCAGGATTATGTTCGGCCATGCGGGTGTGTCCCTCATGGCGCTGGCCTGCGCGGTGGCCTTTCTGGCGATGCTCTGGGGGGCGCCGCTGTGGTGCTGGGCGCTGGTGCCACTGGGGATCGCGGCGCAGATGCTTAATGAATACAATCTGCACCGTCATATCTTCCACCTTGACCCGCCGAAACGGCAGTGGGCCTTCGATCTGCTTTACCGCGCGCATTACGGGCACCATGATTTTCCCACCAATCACGGTCTGTTCTTTGTCCCGCTTTGGGTCGCTTTGCCGATGCTTGTGGGGAATTTTCTTTTGGTCTGGGGGATCGCAGCGCTGCTGGGGTTTGAAGCGGCTATTTGGATCGCCACGGCAATTGTGCCTCTTGGCGGGGTGCTGACCTTTCTGAGCTATGAGTGGTTCCACATGACCGCGCATCTGACCCTCCCCAAAACGGCGGTTGAGCGCCATGTCACGCGGCTGCACAACCAGCATCATTTTCGGGACTTCAATAAGTGGTTCCACGTCAGCCCTGGTGGAGAGATCATCGATCGCGCCATGGGCACGGATATCGACGCCGAAGCGTTGAAACAGCAGCAGCGCATCGCCTTTATCCGGACTTTGGGAATGAAACCTGATGACCCGAGGCTGTTGGCATCCCGCGCCAAATTCGCCGGGAAATACGGGCTGACTGAGGCTGAAATAGCCCGCGCCGCGCGGGGATGA
- a CDS encoding DsrE family protein — protein MTNIIRAICLMLATTFAFALHAEESERYGKQKVVYHINYNGGEASKAHLGAMRNIQNHINAVGAENIDVKVVLHGNGLSLLADAKGNEKMQTTVSSLKGQNVSFHVCNNTLRGRKISYENDLYDVWEEDIVPSGVAELSRLQQMGYTYIKP, from the coding sequence ATGACCAATATCATCCGCGCCATCTGCCTGATGCTCGCCACCACCTTCGCCTTCGCGCTCCACGCCGAAGAATCCGAGCGCTACGGCAAGCAAAAAGTCGTCTATCACATCAACTACAACGGCGGCGAAGCCTCAAAGGCGCATCTGGGGGCCATGCGCAACATTCAAAATCACATCAACGCTGTCGGAGCCGAGAATATCGACGTGAAAGTCGTGTTGCACGGCAACGGGCTGAGCCTCTTGGCCGATGCCAAAGGCAATGAGAAGATGCAGACCACCGTCTCATCGCTCAAAGGACAAAACGTCAGCTTCCACGTCTGCAACAACACATTGCGCGGGCGCAAGATCAGCTATGAGAACGATCTCTATGACGTGTGGGAAGAAGACATTGTGCCTTCTGGCGTTGCGGAACTCTCGCGTCTGCAACAGATGGGCTATACCTACATCAAACCGTAA